Proteins encoded together in one Coffea arabica cultivar ET-39 chromosome 2c, Coffea Arabica ET-39 HiFi, whole genome shotgun sequence window:
- the LOC113724476 gene encoding uncharacterized protein → MDSIIQGQSRGAQVGQKVILPASFIGGPRDMKRRYVDAMAIVQKFGRPDIFITMTCNPAWSEIKETMLRTDEAHNRPDLLSRVFHAKVNILKEDLFKKHIFGEVAAYTYVVEFQKRGLPHIHMLIILQPRSKLYFTDSYDRIVAAEIPDEHENKHLFNMVRKHMMHGPCGTKNPKNVCMQGSFMRRCRNSYPKKWASRTTHGNNTYPTYRRRNDGKKIIVRGQELDNRWVVPYNPYLLAKFNCHINVEICSTVKAVKYIYKYIYKGHDKIHFQVNNDSEPTANNQQTQIDEITEYQSARWVCPVEAIWRIYRFSLSEMYPAVIHLQLHLENFQCMTFNENEDLRDLLQNSFRKRMMLTEFFHMNATDPLAKHLKCTYKEFPEYFVWYPGKKYWAVRQLKDSIGRIVSASPTEGERYFLRLLLTHVRAPISFDDLKTINGVHVGTYRQSAILRGYFESNDSQEQCMEEAASYHMPHSLRRLFATLLVYFPPASPLILWSKFEQAMSEDYNRMYTLPAEQVRLKVLHQISNFLDSMGKDINSFCLVSTTLRFRDRYTNTRDTSSELNIQVSETDLLAATQLNTEQKAAFDHIMDAIFIKQKGCFFIDGPGGTGKTFLYKALLATIRSRGYVALATASCGVAASILPGGRTTHSRFKIPIDMNPTNMCKVSKQSASANLLCQAKLILWDEAPMTHRHGIEGVDKLLKDLMNSTELFGGKVIVFGGDFRQVLPVVTKGIKTDFIEASIISSYIWPQLTKLHLSQNMRAISDPEFTAYLLRIGNGTEPLIDDINIRVPDNLLIPYTNEDESINILINSVFPDLTTFSNQNFSLVNRAILTTKNEFVDELNSILIKNFPGEAHEYISRDKSIIESEQAVLEDFLNSLTPNGFPPHKIILKPNTPIILLRNIDPPEGLCNGTRLICKSLTQNVIHAIISCGEFIGKDVFLHRICFRIDNDADCPVPFERIQFPIRLCFAMTINKAQGQTLDYVGLYLREPVFSHGQFYVALSRAKNSTSIKILIRPPTSNTKSYNATQNITSIIERIPVSLMERKISKVNEIVPNTQHWTAIVEVFDKQKVQISKAGNKYKKLVLVDDEGNKVDAIMCKSDIEFFKDHFQLYKRYMVSNARVERTQVEFRTHENQCNWIIDNSTVVEAIQEANPPQLPLTINFIPFKKFHQYIDDNTEIGVVSEVHLRTYKGTTPKREIVLIDQRCFKSVRSIPQWPIVCVSCNTNVRVTPRCRLTVQLEDYTGNMTLDIYGNDASQLLPFTIQEIQQQEQQNALNYEAIEENISSNIIICFVKKIATNYATASNYAPLTNAKYSAIMVHKLPNMTSTSQSSSSGLSGEKNTTRMLIDSPPHPETTEVAHTPESSTNIDSNLLTALKLTESPIKKQRTDNYNN, encoded by the exons ATGGACAGTATTATTCAAGGACAATCTCGCGGAGCACAGGTTGGCCAAAAAGTTATCCTTCCAGCTTCGTTTATTGGGGGTCCAAGAGATATGAAAAGACGATATGTGGATGCAATGGCTATTGTACAAAAATTTGGCCGACCAGATATATTTATTACAATGACTTGTAACCCTGCCTGGtcagaaataaaagaaacaatgtTACGTACAGATGAAGCTCATAACCGACCAGATCTTCTATCAAGAGTATTCCATGCAAAGGTGAACATTTTAAaggaagatttattcaaaaaacatATATTTGGAGAGGTCGCAGCATATACTTATGTTGTGGAATTCCAGAAACGCGGACTGCCGCACATTCATATGCTTATTATCCTGCAACCGAGATCAAAATTATATTTCACAGATTCGTATGATCGAATTGTGGCAGCTGAAATACCAGATGAACACGAAAATAAACATCTGTTCAATATGGTTCGAAAACACATGATGCACGGTCCATGTGGAACAAAAAACCCAAAGAATGTCTGTATGCAAGGCTCATTTATGAGAAGATGCAGAAATAGTTATCCAAAGAAATGGGCCAGCAGAACAACTCATGGAAACAACACTTATCCAACTTATAGAAGAAGAAACGATGGCAAGAAAATTATTGTTCGTGGACAAGAGCTGGACAACAGGTGGGTAGTCCCCTACAACCCTTATTTACTTGCAAAATTTAATTGCCACATTAATGTTGAAATATGCTCTACTGTTAAAGCTGTTAAATACATCTATAAATATATCTACAAAGGACATGATAAGATACATTTCCAAGTTAACAATGATAGTGAACCAACAGCTAATAACCAACAAACTCAGATTGATGAAATCACAGAATACCAATCTGCTAGATGGGTATGTCCAGTTGAAGCTATATGGCGTATTTATAGATTCTCATTATCTGAAATGTATCCTGCAGTTATTCATCTTCAGCTACACCTTGAGAACTTTCAATGCATGACTTTTAATGAAAATGAAGACTTACGAGATCTTCTGCAAAATTCTTTCAGGAAAAGAATGATGCTAACGGAATTTTTTCACATGAATGCTACCGATCCATTAGCTAAACATCTCAAATGTACATACAAAGAATTTCCAGAGTACTTTGTATGGTATCCTGGAAAAAAGTATTGGGCAGTTAGACAACTAAAAGATAGTATTGGTAGAATAGTTAGCGCCAGTCCAACAGAGGGTGAACGTTACTTTCTTAGACTGTTACTTACTCATGTTAGAGCGCCAATATCTTTTGACGACTTGAAGACAATAAATGGAGTTCATGTTGGTACATATCGACAGTCAGCTATCTTGAGAGGTTATTTTGAATCAAATGATTCACAAGAACAATGTATGGAAGAAGCTGCTTCATATCATATGCCACACAGTCTACGCAGATTATTCGCAACTTTATTGGTTTATTTCCCACCAGCAAGTCCTCttattttatggagcaaatttGAACAGGCAATGTCTGAAGACTACAATAGAATGTATACTTTACCTGCTGAACAGGTTAGACTTAAAGTACTACACCAGATCAGCAACTTTTTAGATTCAATGGGAAAAGACATCAACAGCTTTTGCTTAGTGTCTACAACATTAAGGTTCCGAGATAGATACACAAATACAAGAGATACCTCAAGTGAGCTAAATATTCAGGTATCAGAAACAGATTTATTAGCCGCTACACAGCTCAATACAGAACAAAAAGCTGCTTTTGATCACATAATGGATGCTatatttattaaacaaaaaggatGCTTTTTTATTGATGGACCTGGAGGCACAGGAAAAACATTTCTATACAAAGCTTTGCTAGCTACCATAAGATCAAGAGGTTATGTAGCCCTTGCAACTGCATCATGTGGAGTTGCAGCATCTATCTTACCCGGAGGACGAACAACGCACTCGCGCTTCAAAATCCCTATAGACATGAATCCAACTAATATGTGTAAAGTTAGCAAACAAAGTGCTTCGGCAAATTTACTTTGCCAAGCAAAATTAATTCTTTGGGACGAAGCACCAATGACTCATCGACAtggaattgaaggagttgacaAACTTCTAAAAGACCTGATGAATTCTACAGAACTATTTGGAGGAAAAGTTATCGTGTTTGGGGGCGATTTCAGACAAGTCTTACCCGTAGTCACAAAAGGAATCAAAACAGATTTCATCGAAGCAAGTATCATTAGTTCCTAtatttggccacaactcacaaAACTACATCTCAGCCAAAATATGAGAGCCATAAGTGATCCAGAGTTTACTGCTTATCTCCTTCGAATTGGAAATGGAACAGAGCCACTGATTGATGATATCAACATTCGCGTGCCAGACAATCTCCTCATTCCCTACACTAACGAAGATGAGTCCATCAACATACTCATAAACTCTGTTTTTCCAGATCTTACAACTTTTAgtaatcaaaatttttctttggtaAACAGAGCAATACTTACAACGAAAAACGAATTTGTTGATGAACTAAATAGCATTCTTATAAAAAACTTTCCTGGAGAAGCACATGAATATATAAGCCGCGATAAATCCATTATAGAATCAGAACAGGCAGTCTTAGAAGATTTCCTTAACAGTTTAACTCCAAATGGTTTCCCACCTCATAAAATTATCCTAAAACCAAATACACCAATAATTCTACTAAGAAATATTGATCCTCCGGAAGGTCTTTGCAATGGTACCAGGCTTATATGTAAATCTTTAACACAAAATGTTATACATGCTATTATTAGTTGTGGTGAATTTATTGGTAAAGATGTGTTTCTTCACAGAATTTGTTTTCGAATAGATAATGATGCTGATTGCCCTGTTCCTTTTGAAAGAATtcaatttcctattcgtttatGCTTCGCAATGACCATTAACAAAGCTCAGGGTCAGACTTTAGATTATGTTGGATTATACTTACGCGAGCCAGTCTTTTCTCATGGACAATTTTATGTAGCACTGTCTAGAGCTAAAAATAGTACATCTATTAAGATACTGATTAGACCTCCCACCTCTAATACTAAATCATACAATGCCACACAAAATATA ACAAGCATCATTGAAAGAATTCCTGTTTCACTCATGGAAAGGAAAATCAGCAAGGTCAATGAAATTGTGCCTAATACGCAGCACTGGACAGCTATAGTTGAAGTGTTTGACAAACAAAAAGTTCAGATATCAAAGGCTGgaaacaaatacaaaaaattggTTCTGGTTGATGACGAG GGAAACAAAGTGGATGCTATCATGTGCAAATCTGATATAGAATTCTTCAAAGATCATTTCCAGCTTTACAAAAGATACATGGTATCAAATGCACGAGTGGAGCGAACACAAGTAGAATTTCGAACTCATGAGAATCAATGTAACTGGATAATCGACAACTCCACTGTTGTTGAGGCTATACAAGAAGCAAATCCTCCGCAGCTTCCTCTGACAATCAACTTCATTCCTTTCAAGAAATTCCATCAATATATAGATGATAACACAGAAATAG GTGTTGTCAGTGAAGTTCATCTTCGTACCTACAAAGGAACAACACCAAAGAGAGAGATCGTACTCATCGATCAAAG ATGCTTCAAATCTGTACGTTCTATTCCACAGTGGCCAATTGTCTGTGTATCTTGCAACACGAACGTCCGAGTCACTCCAAG ATGTCGATTAACTGTGCAATTGGAAGATTACACCGGAAACATGACTTTGGATATCTATGGAAATGATGCTTCCCAATTGCTTCCTTTTACAATACAAGAGATTCAACAACAAGAGCAGCAG AACGCACTTAATTATGAAGCAATAGAAGAGAATATAAGCAGCAATATAATAATTTGCTTCGTCAAGAAGATTGCTACAAACTATGCCACTGCTTCAAATTATGCTCCACTAACCAACGCCAAATACTCAGCCATTATGGTACACAAACTTCCCAACATGACCAGCACTTCACAGAGCAGCTCCAGCGGCCTTAGTGGAGAAAAAAACACAACAAGAATGCTCATCGACTCTCCACCACacccagaaacaaccgaagTTGCACATACACCAGAATCTTCAACAAATATAGACAGCAATCTCCTGACCGCACTCAAACTGACAGAGAGCCCCATCAAAAAACAACGAACCGACAACTACAACAATTAG